Genomic segment of Desulfovermiculus halophilus DSM 18834:
GAGTGCGTCCTGATCACGACCCAGTCGCAGCCTGACCACACCCCGGCTGTTGAAGGCCTCGGGCATGTATGGATCGAGCTCGATGGCGGCTGAAAAGGCGTCCAGGGCTTGTTTCAAGTCTCCTTCCCGGGTCAAGGCCTGGCCGAGATTGAAAGCTATCCTCGAATCCTCCGGATCAAGCCTCTCGGCCCGGTGAAGTATATCCACTGCCTGGGCTGAGTTGTCCAGTTCCAGGAGCAGCTTTGCCTTGTTGACCAGGGCGGGGACCATCTGGGGGTCGATGTCCAGGGCCCGGTCATAATCTTTGAGCGCCTTGGCATTTTGCTTGAGCTGGGTATGGCATAGAGCCCGGTGAAAATGCAGGCGGGCGCTGTCCGGGGTCTGAGCCAGGGCTTGGGTGAGAATCCGTCTGGCCACATCATAATCCTGTTGGGCGTATTTAGTCAGGGCTATCTGCTCCAGCCGGGAGATTTGGGTGGAGCTCGCCTCTGAAATTCGACCCTTGGGTGTTGCACAGGCCGAAACCAAAAAAGGACAAAGCATGAGAATGACGCATGCAATTCTGGCCGGAGAAATTGCAAGACCTGAGAGCATGGAGTTGAGCCTTTGATGAAGTGCGGAGCATCCTTAACTTGGGTGCAAGATTTGAATCTATCCCAAGCAGAAATAATTTGTAAAGGCAAAGGATACGTGTGTATCAACTGCCTGAAAAAAAAGATAGGTTTGGAAATACGGTTCAAAGAAATCAGACTAAATTTCAAGTATGCAAAATATTGCATAGCATATCCAGCCTGATGTGCATAAAAATGCATATAGAGATGGATAATATCTCGAAAGGGTGCGGGTTATATGCAAAAAAGAGAGTCGAGCATTCGTCTGTTCGGTTTGGGTTGCAATATCTGTATCTTTTTGCTGGGATTCGCAATCTTGTAGGGCCCCATTTTCAATAGAGACGGCAAGCTCTTATGCATGCGATTCCACTCCTTGTGTCCAAGAACCGGGACTAATGTAAAGGAGGCCAGCACGCTCAGATCGATACGCAGGAGCATGCTTCCGTCCTAGGAGACAAAGGTGGCAAAGACCAGGTCCACTCGAAGCCGGCCCGGCTCCTGGCGCGGGGAGCGGATGGTCATCCGTTCGATAAATATCCCCTCCGGAGCCTGTTCCACATGGGCCAGAAAAGTGGCCAGCCGGGCCAGGCGCACGGGTTCCAGGCGCATCTGGACCTTCTCTTGAGACCTGTCGTTTCGTTCGTCTGTCAGTGGGCGCATGTACTCCACGCTGCCTTTTATATTATCTTTTGTGGCTTGATTCTCCAAAAAAGAAAATAAGGTAAAGTCTTCTTGCTTTTGCCCACGCTCTTGAGGACCCTCGGACCGCTTTTGGGCTTCCTTGAGTTCGGCCCCGAGCTGTCTTAGTTCCTGCAGCCTGTGCAGGGCCTGCTCCTGGCTCTGTTTCAGCCCCTGCCGATAATGCTGTGCAGGGATCAGCCCCCATTGGATAAGGCCAACGAGCAGGAGCACAGCAGCTGCAGAGTACAGGAGCCGTTTTTTTTGCCTATCACTCATCCGGCGTCCTCCAGTTGCAGGCGGAGGTTGAAGCTGACCCCGCTTTGGTCTTGATTGACAGTTGCTCCGTCTATGCTCGCTGTTTTCACCAAGCTTGAATTCTCCAAGGCGTTTTTGATCCGGTCAACCGATTTGAAGTTGGGAGCCGAGCCGTTGATGCGGACATTGCTGCCGTCCATGGCCAGCAAGGTGATCTGGATTCCTTCTCCAGAGGGCAGGGCGCGGCTGACTGTTTCCAGAACCCGACTCCCGGAGGCCGGAGGCCGCCCCTGCCCGGAACCGTCTCCCCGCAGGGCCCGGAGCCGGGATTGGATGACGCTTGTGTATTGTACCGGACGCACAGTGTCCGGCGCATCCGGAACACTCTGCTTAAAGGTGTCGGTGATTTTGGCGTTGAGCGTCTCGAGTCGGGATTTGTGCAGGAATATGTCCAGACCAAAGGCCCCTCCCCAACAGATGAGGATGGCGGCCAGAGATACGGCAATGAAGCGCAAATGGGGACGGAAAAGGGTCGATTCGGACCCATGAGCGGGTGTGCTGCGCAGAAGGTTCAGTTCCTTCTTGTCCAGTCCGCCCCGGACCGCAGCAGCGGCCGGGAGGCAGGAAAGGGGGCACTCTGGGAGCAGACCTGAAGGGTCCTGGATTGTCCAGGGATCCAAAAGTTTCAGGTCCAGGCCGGCGGCCAGGGCTTGACTCAGGGTGTCTCTGGTCTGGAGTGAGCCAAGAGAGACCAAGTTCCGGGGCGGATCATGCCTGTCGGCGGTCATGAGGGTCATCCGGATTTGACGCAGGAGGTACTGAAAGGACGGAGACCCGGTCCAGTTTTCCATGGAAAGCTTAGAATGATCAGGAAGGGCTTCTTGATCATTATTCCGGGGAAGGACCCCCTGGCTCTGAAGCTCAATGAGCATATCACCCAGACCGACAGGGATACAGCGTAAACAGGCCGGAAAACCGTCCGGCATCCACGTCAGATTGGTGCAGTCATCGTCGATCAGGACATATGCAGGGGCAGGGTCTGTATCAACCGGGAGCCGAGCAAGCCAAGAGGCCAGGGCTGTGGGGCGAAGGTGGACATGAGCCGTCTTCAAGCCGATTTCCTGCAGGGCATGGATCCAGGAATTTATGCTCTCCAATGGGTACAGGACAGCCATAACCGGCTGCTCTCCCTTGTGGTCCGGCCCCCTGGGGAGGATATCCCAGGCGTACTCGGCCAGGGACAACGGAAGACGGCTTTCCAATTCATACCCGGCTACTTCCCGGATCTTGTCCAGATCGGTAAAGGGAAACACCAGGTTTTGAAACAATGCCAGGCAGTTGTTGAAGCTTAAAACCACCTGGTCGCAGGGCGTGTTTAGGGCAGCGATTCTGTTGTGCAGAACAGAGGCGGCCTGGGCGGGTTCATGGGAGGACCCGAGCTCAAGGGTAAAGGTCTCTTCCAGTCGCCGCCTCCTCCCCCCTCTGGATATGCCGGCTGCACTTATGCGGCTGGCACTGATCTCTATTCCCAGAATACGCGTACCCATCATCGTGTCACTTATTCCGTTTCTTTGTGCACGGGATCAAAGGTGATTGTGCCCTTTGAGATCTTCCGTCTGAGAACAATATACCTGGAGGTCTGAATGCCGCCGATGTCTGCTCTAAGCATCAAGGCGTAGATATCACTGGAAACAGCCACAAGCTCAGCCGGGAGCTGGACGTCGTTGTATCCGGCCATCCGGTTTCGATACCAGTCCGGTTCGGAAAGAAAGTCGTAATGCATGGGATCCCGGCGGTAGGCGGCCATTGTGGAGGCAAACTCCCGGGCCGTTTCCCTGGGGATGTCCGGATTAACCATGGCGGCCAGGATCTCCGGCCGGGCAGTGTTGATATTGATTGCCCCCCGGGTGTGCACGCTTATGAGATCCAGGAGTCCGGGCCGGTCATCAGTTTGTTTGAAGATTTTTCCGGGCATGTCCTGGATGAACGCAAGCTCACCGGCAAAAAGAAGCGGCCCGTTGCGGCAGGAAATCCGGCCTTCTTCCAGGGCGTAGGTGTCGGCCTCGGCCCCATGCACTCCGCTGGGGTTGCTGTCAGTGTCCAGCCAGTCCTTGATCCTGGGCATGATCATTTCGAGCTTTTCCCGGGGCAGGGAAAAGGGAGGACTGCCCAAAAGATTGACCAGGGTCTGCCGGTGCGGTTCACTCCAGGCCCCGTCCTCGGTGACCAGGGAGTTGATGGGAAACTTGCCCTGCTCGTCAACCACAGTGGCATTCAGTGCTCCGTCCGGCAGAGGGGGAAGATCGACCTGGTCCTGATCCGGAAACAGAGCCCAGGGCTCCCCGTAATGGTCGGCCGTGCCCTTCCCGGTGTCCTCCGGGTCTTTTCTGTCCTGGGCCAGGAGGTATGCGACCAGGGCCTGAGCGGAACGGTTGACGGCCCGTCCCCGGGCGGTTGAGACGTAAATGGCCGCACTGGCCTGCTCCACCTGCATCCGGCGCATGGTCTCGGTGACCGTGACCACCAGGACGCTGATAATGAGCAAGGTGATGATCAAGATAGAGCCGCGCAAATCCTCCAGTCCTCTGTGGTGCTGTGGCCTGAGCCGGTGCGTTTCAGAAGCATCATCCCTCGGTCCGGTAATGGCATCCCTGGCTGCGGGTGTTTTTCAGGGCAGCCCGGGTGATGACAACCGAGGCCTGGCAGCCGTGGAAGAGCTCGAGCAACGGCTTGCTGATCGGGGTGTTCTTGTAGAACTCGTGCAAACGGAGGCTTAAATTCTGCAGGTCCTGATGGGCCCGTTTCAGCCTGGACGTGGTGCGCACAATGCCCACGTAGTTCCACATGGTGTTCTTGATCTGAGCCCAGTCCTGGGCGATCAGGGCCGGGTCTTCGTTGTCTTCGCTTCCAGGATTGGCCCAGTCCGGGATGGAGTGCATGAGCTTCTGGCTGAGCATGTTCTTCCGCCTCATGCGGGAGGCGATGGATTTGGCCGCGTTTCTGCCCCAGAGCAGGCCTTCGAGCAGGGAGGTGCTGGCCAGGCGGTTGGCCCCGTGCACCCCGGTGCAGCTGCATTCGCCCACGGCGTACAGTCGGTTCAGGGTGGTCCGGCCCTCAAGATCCACCAGGAGGCCGCCGCAGAAAAAATGGGCGGCCGGGACCACTGGAATTGGATCTTTGCGCATGTCCACCCCAATCTCCAGGCATTTTTGGGATATGGTGGGAAACCGGCCGGCGATGTCTCCGGATACGAAATTGGCTGCATCCAGGTACACGAAATCGTCGCCGGTCTTGAGCATCTCCTGAACAATAGCCCTGGTGACCACGTCCCGGGGAGCCAGGTCCCCGCGGGGATCGTATTCCTTCATAAAGGGCGTTCCGTCCATGCGGATGAACCGGGCCCCTTCGCCGCGAACCGCCTCGGATATCAAGAACTGCTGGCCGCCGCGCTGGAACAGGGCGGTGGGGTGGAACTGAATGTATTCGCAGTTCATGGTTTTGACCCCGCTGCGATAGCCCATGCTCAGTCCGGAGCCGATGGATGTGCGGGCATTGGTGGTGTGCACGTATACTTGCCCCACACCTCCGGTGGCCAGGACCGTGACGTCTGCCATCAAGGTCTCCACCTGAGAGGTGCGCAGATTGTAGAAGTACGCGCCGACG
This window contains:
- a CDS encoding tetratricopeptide repeat protein, which translates into the protein MLSGLAISPARIACVILMLCPFLVSACATPKGRISEASSTQISRLEQIALTKYAQQDYDVARRILTQALAQTPDSARLHFHRALCHTQLKQNAKALKDYDRALDIDPQMVPALVNKAKLLLELDNSAQAVDILHRAERLDPEDSRIAFNLGQALTREGDLKQALDAFSAAIELDPYMPEAFNSRGVVRLRLGRDQDALKDFSQAAMLQGDVPLYQFNRGLARQGLREYDGALADYSRALRLNTSYIPALYNRGLLYFNLGQKQKACADLSRACELGGPCTRYEQLLKHGECHKIEIPAYE
- the gspM gene encoding type II secretion system protein GspM codes for the protein MSDRQKKRLLYSAAAVLLLVGLIQWGLIPAQHYRQGLKQSQEQALHRLQELRQLGAELKEAQKRSEGPQERGQKQEDFTLFSFLENQATKDNIKGSVEYMRPLTDERNDRSQEKVQMRLEPVRLARLATFLAHVEQAPEGIFIERMTIRSPRQEPGRLRVDLVFATFVS
- a CDS encoding PilN domain-containing protein; the encoded protein is MMGTRILGIEISASRISAAGISRGGRRRRLEETFTLELGSSHEPAQAASVLHNRIAALNTPCDQVVLSFNNCLALFQNLVFPFTDLDKIREVAGYELESRLPLSLAEYAWDILPRGPDHKGEQPVMAVLYPLESINSWIHALQEIGLKTAHVHLRPTALASWLARLPVDTDPAPAYVLIDDDCTNLTWMPDGFPACLRCIPVGLGDMLIELQSQGVLPRNNDQEALPDHSKLSMENWTGSPSFQYLLRQIRMTLMTADRHDPPRNLVSLGSLQTRDTLSQALAAGLDLKLLDPWTIQDPSGLLPECPLSCLPAAAAVRGGLDKKELNLLRSTPAHGSESTLFRPHLRFIAVSLAAILICWGGAFGLDIFLHKSRLETLNAKITDTFKQSVPDAPDTVRPVQYTSVIQSRLRALRGDGSGQGRPPASGSRVLETVSRALPSGEGIQITLLAMDGSNVRINGSAPNFKSVDRIKNALENSSLVKTASIDGATVNQDQSGVSFNLRLQLEDAG
- a CDS encoding general secretion pathway protein GspK, which encodes MRGSILIITLLIISVLVVTVTETMRRMQVEQASAAIYVSTARGRAVNRSAQALVAYLLAQDRKDPEDTGKGTADHYGEPWALFPDQDQVDLPPLPDGALNATVVDEQGKFPINSLVTEDGAWSEPHRQTLVNLLGSPPFSLPREKLEMIMPRIKDWLDTDSNPSGVHGAEADTYALEEGRISCRNGPLLFAGELAFIQDMPGKIFKQTDDRPGLLDLISVHTRGAININTARPEILAAMVNPDIPRETAREFASTMAAYRRDPMHYDFLSEPDWYRNRMAGYNDVQLPAELVAVSSDIYALMLRADIGGIQTSRYIVLRRKISKGTITFDPVHKETE
- the nadB gene encoding L-aspartate oxidase; its protein translation is MFDTAPRHKASILVIGSGIAGCTTALELARAGQEVTLVSSGSELGSGNSVLAQGGIVYRGEKDSADKLKKDILTAGWNVNYRRAVQHLARHGPEAVREFLLDSLHIPFERDQQDVCKLTREGGHSVNRILYCADYTGKAIMEGLHRAVAMEPNIDVLTNRMAIDLLTTHHHSTKLEFHYQLANQCVGAYFYNLRTSQVETLMADVTVLATGGVGQVYVHTTNARTSIGSGLSMGYRSGVKTMNCEYIQFHPTALFQRGGQQFLISEAVRGEGARFIRMDGTPFMKEYDPRGDLAPRDVVTRAIVQEMLKTGDDFVYLDAANFVSGDIAGRFPTISQKCLEIGVDMRKDPIPVVPAAHFFCGGLLVDLEGRTTLNRLYAVGECSCTGVHGANRLASTSLLEGLLWGRNAAKSIASRMRRKNMLSQKLMHSIPDWANPGSEDNEDPALIAQDWAQIKNTMWNYVGIVRTTSRLKRAHQDLQNLSLRLHEFYKNTPISKPLLELFHGCQASVVITRAALKNTRSQGCHYRTEG